A segment of the Thermoplasma sp. Kam2015 genome:
GAAGCACGAAGCCGGAGGATATTGGATTTAACCATTTTCCAGAGTATGGAGAGAAGCTACCATCGCCTCTGTTCGAGGTCACCACAAAGAGAGAAAAGACCGACAGGTTGCTTGATATGGATGAAGCGCTTAAAATTTCAGGCCTGACCAGAGAGGAATACGAAGAGATTCAGGAAACCGTTCTGAACATAGATGAGATGATGGATTCTGAGGTTGGTAAGCGCGGTCTGATACATGCCGACGGAAAGAAGGAGATCGCGCTGGGACCAAAACGCGAGATAGTGATAGTGGACACATTTGGCACAGCTGACGAAGATCGTTTCTGGGAAAAGAAGGATTATGATGCTGGTAAAATCGTAGAGCTGAGCAAGGAGATGGTCAGGCAGTACTATCGATCTACAGGATATCATGACAGGCTTTACGACGCCAGATCCAGGGGCCTTCCCGAACCTGATATCCCGCCACTTCCAGATGGTATGGCCAAGAAGGTTTCAGATCTTTACAGAACCATGTACGAACGAATAACCGGACAGAAATGGTGAATTTTGCCTTCTGGCAAAGGTAGTGCAATATGGACCCATTCATGAGTTCGCTAAAGGGCCACAGCCATGAGAGGATACCTGTCTGGTTCATGAGGCAGGCCGGACGCTATCTCCCATCCTACATGAGGTACAGGGAGAAAATGGGCATACAGGAAATGATGTCATCGCCTGATATAATAGTGGAAATCACGCATGATCCAGTTGAAGTTATCGGAGTGGATGCTGCAATAATATTCTCCGACATAACAACGCCTCTCGCTGGCATGGGTCTCAGGGTTAAGTTTCTTGATTCCGTTGGGCCGGTCGTGGAGAACAATCTCGAAAGTTCAGGCATTTCAGCGATTGGGGAATTCGACGCGTCTTCCTTCGATCATCCGGTTATGGTCGCTATATCAAGGTACAAGGATAGATATAGGGAACCCCTGATAGGCTTTGCCGGTGGCCCGATAACCCTGCTATCCTACATAGTCTCATACGGGGTGGACAGGGACCTCTTCAAGGTGAAAAAGCTGATGCTGGCTGAGAACCAGATCTACAGAACAGCAATGAGGCGATTGACGGACATGGTCATAGATTTTGCCAGAATGCAGATCAGATCAGGCATAGATGCCTTCCAGCTGTTTGACAGCTGGGCTGGATATCTGTCACCGCGAGAATAT
Coding sequences within it:
- the purC gene encoding phosphoribosylaminoimidazolesuccinocarboxamide synthase, with amino-acid sequence MKFITSGKVKDVYDDGDTLIFRFSNRISVFDKIIPTEIENKGESLCRTSSFWFRYIGDHGIKNHFIEMVDRRTMRVHKYDVPDKVGPSSSNYVIPLEFITRHYVAGSLYDRLKAGSTKPEDIGFNHFPEYGEKLPSPLFEVTTKREKTDRLLDMDEALKISGLTREEYEEIQETVLNIDEMMDSEVGKRGLIHADGKKEIALGPKREIVIVDTFGTADEDRFWEKKDYDAGKIVELSKEMVRQYYRSTGYHDRLYDARSRGLPEPDIPPLPDGMAKKVSDLYRTMYERITGQKW
- the hemE gene encoding uroporphyrinogen decarboxylase, which gives rise to MDPFMSSLKGHSHERIPVWFMRQAGRYLPSYMRYREKMGIQEMMSSPDIIVEITHDPVEVIGVDAAIIFSDITTPLAGMGLRVKFLDSVGPVVENNLESSGISAIGEFDASSFDHPVMVAISRYKDRYREPLIGFAGGPITLLSYIVSYGVDRDLFKVKKLMLAENQIYRTAMRRLTDMVIDFARMQIRSGIDAFQLFDSWAGYLSPREYEEYVKPYIMEIMQEISGSVPTIYFSTMTSSYITDMGIASDFYSLDWRVDIGKISSSISEDIGIQGNLDPAIVNYDYSLKEAKRIIDSVHGRIRYIFNTGHGLLPSTDPEKLKRLVEYIHSVNI